A stretch of DNA from Kangiella sediminilitoris:
CGCATGATATTACTCCTCAACACTAACCATGTAGTAAACTTTGTTTACCATACCGCGAGTTGAAGGAGTATCTTCAACCTCTACCGTATGACCGATGCGACGCAAACCTAGACCGCGCAAACAAGCCTTGTGAGCTTCCAAGCGGCTAATGCTAGAACGCGTCTGCGTTACTTTCATCATTTTCTTTGCCATCGTCTTAGTCCAAAATCTCTTCTACTGATTTACCACGCTTGGCAGCCATTGATTCTGGCGAAGTCATTTGGGTCAAACCATTAATCGTTGCACGAACGATATTAATTGGGTTTGTAGAACCAACACTCTTTGCCAAGACGTTTTGGATACCTAGCACCTCAAAAACAGCACGCATCGCACCACCAGCAATGATACCGGTACCTTCTGATGCTGGCTGCATGTAAACTTTTGATGCGCCATGACGGGCATTAATTGGATGTTGTAAAGTGTGACCGTCTTTCAACTCAACCTGGATCATGTTACGACGAGCTTGCTCCATAGCTTTTTGAATTGCTACAGGCACCTCTTTCGATTTACCACGACCGAAGCCCACTTTACCCTTACCGTCGCCGACAACAGTTAAAGCTGTGAAACCGAAAATACGACCACCCTTAACTACTTTAGCAACGCGGTTTACGTTGACTAACTTTTCAACTAAACCTTCTTGGTTATTCATATCTTTTGCCATGCTTCACACCTTAGAACTGTAAGCCTTTTTCACGAGCGGCGTCAGCTAATGCTGCCACACGTCCGTGATATTTGAATCCACTGCGGTCGAAAGCTACTTGCTTTACACCCGCTTCGATAGCGCGCTCAGCAACCAAAGTACCTACCTGCTTAGCAGCGTCGAGGTTACCTGTATACTTAACGTCACCACGAACGGCCTTTTCCACAGTCGAAGCACTTGCGATTATATTACCGTTCTCACCGCTGATTACTTGAGCGTAAATGTGGCGAGGGGTTCTATTCACAACTAGGCGCGTTACACCTAGCTCATGCATTTTTGCGCGACTTTTAGACGCACGACGCAAACGTTGAATTTTCTTTTTCATGACCCTGCCCTACTATTTCTTCTTGGCTTCTTTGCGAACAATGTATTCGTCTTCATAACGGACACCTTTACCTTTATAAGGTTCAGGTGGACGGTAACCACGAATGTTTGCCGCAACTTGACCGACGATTTGCTTGCTCGGACCCTTAACGATTAGATCCGTTTGCGAAGGAGCTTCGATAGTAACGCCTTCTGGGATCTCAAATTCGATTGGGTGAGAAAAGCCCAGGGTTAGGTTCAATTTCTTACCTTGAACCTGTGCACGATAACCAACACCGATAAGTTTTAGTTTCTTTTCAAAACCTTCAGTAACACCAGTTACCATGTTGTTGACCAATGCACGGTATGTACCCGCCATTGCCCAGTTTTTAGCATCGTCTTTAGGCGCGAAGTTTACTTCGCCGTCTTCAACTTTAACTTCTACATCGTTATGTAGTTGTTCTTCAAGCTGACCTTTAGAACCTTTAACACTGATCACGCCATCTTTGATGTTGATTTCAACACCTGAAGGGATAGATACAGTGGCTTTTGCTACACGTGACATCTTTACTCTCCCCTTACGCTACAGTGCAGATGATCTCACCGCCGTGTCCTGCTTTACGCGCAGCACGGTCAGTCATCACACCTTGAGACGTTGAAACGACAGCAATACCAAGACCGCCGATAACTTTTGGAAGTTCATCAACTTTCTTGTATATACGTAGGCCTGGACGGCTTACACGCTTCAATTCGTCAATTACAGGACGACCTTGGTAGTATCTCAACTCAACAGTCATAGTTGGGATAGCACCTTCTTCTACGCTGTAACCATTGATGAAACCTTCGTTTACCAATACTTCAGCGATCGCTTTTTTAATTTTTGACGCAGGTATTTCGACAGTCTTCTTCGCAGCAGTCTGGCCGTTACGAATACGAGTCAACATATCTGCTATAGGATCTTGCATACTCATGTGTGATTCTCCAACAGCTTACCAGCTAGCTTTTACCAGACCAGGAACGTCACCTTTCATTGCATGCTGACGTAATTTGTTACGACACATACCGAACTTACGAAGGTAACCGTGTGGACGACCAGTTACGCGACAACGGTTACGTTGACGAACTGGATTCGCGTTACGTGGAAGCTTTTGCAGTTTCACCTGAGCTTCCCAAACGTCTTCTTCTGAAGAGTTAGGGTTCTTGATGATTGCTTTTAGCTCTGCGCGTTTTGCAGCGTACTTTTCTACAGTCTTTGCACGCTTCAATTCACGCTCGATCATTGATTTTTTAGCCATAGCGTGCCTCTTATGATTTCAATGGGAAGTTAAACGCGTCTAATAGTGCGCGACCTTCCTCATTGCTGTTTGCCGTAGTGGTGATTGTAATGTCCATACCACGAACCTTATCGACCTTGTCATAATCAATTTCTGGGAAAATGATTTGCTCTTTGATACCTACTGAGTAGTTACCACGGCCGTCAAAAGATTTAGGGTTCAAACCACGGAAGTCACGAATACGTGGAACCGCGATTGAGATAAATCTTTCTAAGAATTCCCACATACGCTCGCCACGAAGAGTCACTTTACAGCCAATTGGGTAGCCATCACGAATTTTAAAGCCCGCAACTGATTTGCGTGCTTTAGTGATGATAGGCTTTTGGCCTGAGATAGCAGTCATATCACTTACTGCGTGCTCAAGGATCTTCTTGTCCGCAAGAGCTTCACCCAGACCCATGTTCAATGTGATCTTGGTAATGCGTGGGACTTGCATAACTGATTTGTACTCAAACTTCTCTTGAAGCTGCTGTACAACAGTATCTTTGTAAAAGTTGTGCAGTTTCGCCATCATTTATTACCTAAATGTTAACAGTTAAATCGCTTCGCCAGTTTTCTTGAAGAAGCGTGTTTTCTTACCGTCTTCAACCTTAAAGCCAACACGATCAGCTTTACCTGTTGAAGGGTTGTAAATAGCTACATTAGAAGCTTCAAACGCAGCCTCTTTCTCGACAATTCCACCTTCGTTGATAGAACCATCTGGATTTTGGCTTGGCTTTGTGTGCTTCTTGATGATATTGACGCCACTCACAATCACGCGACCATCAGCAAGAACGCGGTCAACATTACCACGTTTGCCTTTGTCTTTTCCCGCGATTACGATGACTTCGTCGCCGCTTTTAATCTTTTGCATGATTCTCGTCTCTCTTAAAGTACTTCTGGTGCCAAAGACACGATCTTCATGAACTTGTCACCACGTAGTTCACGTGTAACAGGCCCAAAGATACGAGTACCAATCGGCTGTAGGTTGTTATTCAAAATAACAGCTGCGTTACCGTCAAACTTGATCAGAGATCCGTCTGGACGACGAACACCTTTACGAGTACGAACTACAACTGCGTTTAGAACGTCACCTTTTTTAACCTTACCGCGTGGGATCGCTTCTTTTACGCTCACTTTGATGATGTCACCAATGTTAGCGTAACGACGATGCGAACCACCCAGTACCTTAATACACATTACACGACGAGCACCTGAATTATCGGCTACGTCTAGTACTGATTGCATCTGGATCATGGTTTTCTCCGCTTAATCCCGCGCTAAAAGGCGCAGGAGTATACCATTAAATTACTAAAAATCCTAACCCCGAGGCGAAATTAATCACTTCAGGGTTAACTATGGTTCAATTAGCTAGCGCTCTCAACTATCTCAACCAGCTTAAAAGACTTGGTTTTTGATAGTGGACGACACTCAGCAATTCTCACCACATCACCCAATTTGCACTCGTTAGCTTCGTCATGAGCGTGAACTTTTGTCGAACGCTTAATGAACTTACCGTATAAAGGGTGTTTCACATAACGCTCAACTAGTACAGTGATGGATTTATCCATTTTGTCGCTGACGACTTTGCCCTGTAATGTGCGTTGAATTGTTTCAGTGCTCATTATGAACCTGCCTTTTGGTTGATAATGGTTTTAACACGGGCGATGTCGCGACGTACTTCACGCAACTTGTGTGTTTCAGTCACTTGGCCCGTAGCCTTTTCCATACGTAACTTGAATTGATCTTGCAAAAGCTCATTCAAAGTTACGTTGAGCTCTTCAACGCTCTTATCTTTCAATTCTGTCGCTTTCATTAGATCACCGTCCGCTTAACAAAGGTTGTTTTGAAAGGAAGCTTAGCCGCTGCTAGCGTAAACGCTTCTCGTGCTAGCTCTTCAGAAACACCTTCCACTTCATATAACATGCGACCTGGCTGAATCTGAGCAACCCAATATTCAACACTACCTTTACCTTTACCCATACGAACTTCTAAAGGCTTTTTAGTGATTGGCTTGTCAGGGAATACACGAATGTACACTTTACCAGCACGCTTCATGTGACGAGTCATAGCACGACGAGCCGCCTCAATTTGGCGAGCAGTCATACGACCACGACCCACAGCTTTCAAACCGTATTCACCAAAGCTAACGTTATGAGCTTTCGAACCACGGTTACGTAATTTATGCTGCTTACGATATTTCGTTCTTTTTGGCAATAACATAATACTTACCCCTATTTTTTCGCTTTAGGAGCAGGTTTTCTGCGGCGAGGTTTCTTCTCTTCTTTAGGCTCTTCAATTTCTTGACCCGGAAGAACTTCACCTTTGAAAATCCATACTTTAATGCCGATGATACCGTAAGTAGTATTCGCTTCAGATGTAGCATAATCGATGTTCGCACGAAGCGTATGCAAAGGTACACGACCTTCACGGTACCACTCAGTACGAGCAATCTCAGCACCACCTAAACGACCACTTACTTCAATCTTGATACCTTCTGCACCAAGACGCATCGCGTTTTGAACGGCACGCTTCATTGCACGACGGAACATCACACGACGCTCCAGCTGCTGTGCAACGTTATCAGCGACCAACTGACCATCAAGCTCTGGCTTACGCACTTGCTCAACAGACACCTGAGCTGTAACACCAGCCATGTTGGCAATCTTGCCACGCAATTTTTCGATATCTTCACCTTTCTTACCGATAACGATACCAGGACGCGCTGTGTGAATAGTCACACGGATCGCTTTCGCTGGACGCTCGATTTCTACGCGAGATACTGAAGCGTGTTTCAATTCTTTTAACAACCAGTTACGGATGTTGATATCACTTTCCAAGTTATCCGCAAAATCGCCGCGCTCAGCATACCAAGTTGCAGTATGCTTTTTTACGATACCTAAGCGGATACCGGTAGGATGAACTTTTTGACCCATTACCTTCTCCTAGTTATCCGATACTTTAACGGTGACGTGGCTATTACGCTTTAAGATGCGGTCGCCACGACCTTTCGCGCGCGGACGCATACGCTTTGCTGTCGCCGCTTCATCAACGAAGATAGTTGAAACTTTCAACTCGTCGATATCAGCACCTTCATTATGCTCAGCATTTGCAATCGCAGACTCAAGAACTTTCTTGATAATACGAGCCGCTTTCTTTGGGCTGAATTCAAGAGTGTTCAACGCTTTTTCTACTGGTAAGCCACGAATTTGATCGGCGACAAGACGCATCTTCTGTGCCGAGATGGTGGCATTACGCAATTTAGCTGCTACTTCCATCTTTCACTCCTCGCCTTATCGTTTCTTGGCTTTCTTATCAACATCGTGACCATGATAGGTACGAGTTAATACAAACTCACCTAACTTGTGGCCAACCATGTCTTCAGAAACAAAGACAGGTACGTGTTGACGACCATTGTGAACGGCAATCGTCAGACCAACCATTTCTGGAAAAACGGTTGAACGACGAGACCATGTTTTAATTGGTTTCTTAGAACCAGAGGCCGCAGCTTCTTCAACCTTCTTTAATAAGTGAAGGTCAATGAATGGGCCTTTCTTTAACGAACGTGCCACTGTGCTATCCTCTATCGTTTATTACGGCGACGGACAATTAGCTTGTCTGTGCGCTTGTTGCTACGAGTTTTCTTACCTTTAGTAGGCGTACCCCATGGAGACACAGGATGACGACCACCAGAGGTACGTCCTTCACCACCACCATGTGGGTGGTCAACTGGGTTCATAGCGACACCACGAACCGTTGGGCGAACACCACGCCAACGTTTGGCACCAGCTTTACCCAAACTACGTAGCATGTGCTCTGAATTACCTACCTGACCAATAGTAGCGCGACCTTCAGACAACACTTTACGTGTTTCACCTGAACGCAGACGCAAGGTCACATAGCTGCCTTCACGTGCAACGATCTGAGCATAAGCACCAGCACTACGAGCCATTTGCGCACCCTTGCCTGGCTTAAGTTCAATGTTATGAACTGTTGTACCAACAGGGATGTTACGCATTGGTAACGCGTTACCGACACGAATCGGAGCACGCTCACCAGAAACGATAGTATCACCAGCTTTTATGTTACGAGGAGCAATGATGTAACGACGCTCACCGTCTGCATAGCAGATTAGTGCGATGTGTGCACTACGGTTTGGATCGTACTCAAGGCGCTCAACCTTACCAGCGATATTATCTTTGTTACGCTTAAAGTCGATAACACGGTAATGTTGCTTATGACCACCACCGATGTGACGAGTCGTGATACGACCGTCATTGTTACGACCACCTGATTTTGATTTCTTCTCTAATAAAGCCGCATGAGGTTTACCCTTATGCAGGTCAGAATTCACCACTTTAACGACAAAGCGGCGTCCTGGAGAAGTTGGTTTAGCTTTTTCAATTGCCATTACTAATCTCCTTGTTACTCGCCGCCTACGAAGTCAAGGTCTTGACCAGGCTTCAATGAGACGTAAGCTTTTTTCCAGTTAGGACGACGGCCTTCTTGTAGACCAAAACGCTTACGTTTACCTTTCATGTTCAAAGTACGAACGCTTTCAACTTCAACTTCGAACAAAGTCTCTACAGCTTTCTTGATTTCACGCTTGTTAGCGTCTTTAGCTACTTTGAAAACGAATTGGTTGTCGTTTTCAGCCAAAATCGTCGCTTTTTCAGAAACGTGAGGCGCTAGAAGAACTTTTAAGATTCTCTCTTGGTTCATCCCAACATCTCCTCTACTTTCTTAACAGCCGCGACAGTCATCACAACCTTGTCAAAACCAATTAGGCTAACAGGGTCTAATGCTTGAACGTCACGAACGTCAACTTTATGTAAGTTGCGAGACGCCAAGAATAGGTTTTCGTCAACTTCATCAGTAACGATTAACGCTTCTTTAGCATCAAGCTCTTTCAATTTGCCAACCAGCTCTTTTGTTTTTGGAGCTGAAACTGCAAATTCTTCTACTACAATCAAGCGCTCTTGACGAACCAATTCACTAAGAATGCTTTGGATCGCACCGCGGTACATTTTGCGGTTTACTTTTTGAGTGTAGTCTTGTGGTTGCGCAGCGAAAGTTACACCACCTTTGCGCCATAATGGGCTACGGATAGTACCAGCACGGGCACGACCTGTACCTTTTTGACGCCATGGTTTTTTACCACCACCGCTTACAGCGCTACGGTTCTTCTGTGCACGAGTTCCGGCACGAGCAGCTGCCATGTAAGCAACTACTACTTGGTGAACTAATGACTCGTTAAATTCACGGCCAAAAGCTACTTCAGAAACCTTTATTGCGCCGCCAGATGTCAAACTAAGTTCCATAGTCAACTCCTCTTGGCCTAGGCTTTCTCAGCAGGATGTACGATTACATCACCGCCAGTAGCGCCTGGGACGGCACCTTTGATTAACAACAAATTGCGCTCAGCATCAACACGTACAACTTCTAAAGTTTGTACTGTTACGCGCTCAGCACCCATGTGGCCTGACATTTTCTTGCCTTTAAATACACGACCTGGTGTTTGGTTTTGACCAATTGAACCAGGAGCACGGTGTGCTAATGAGTTACCGTGTGTACTATCTTGACCACGGAAGTTCCAACGTTTGATCGCGCCAGCGTAACCTTTACCTTTAGAGGTACCAGTTACGTCAACTTTTTGACCTTCTTCGAAAACTTCAACTTTGACTTCACCGCCAACTTCGAAACCTTCCAAAGAGTCCACACGGAACTCCCACAAACCGCGACCAGCTTCAACGTTAGCTTTTTTAAAGTGACCAGCTTCTGCTTTACTGATACGGTTTGCCTTACGGCTTCCTGTAGTGACTTGAACCGCTTCATAACCGTCAACATCAGCTGTCTTAAGCTGAGTGATGCGATTTGGGTCGGCTTCTACTACGGTAACCGGGATAGACACGCCGTCTTCAGTGAAGACACGAGTCATACCTCGTTTTATACCTACTATTCCGATAGCCATGTTTTAAACCTCAACCGAAATGGTTATAACCTTGCTACTGATGTCTGCCTTAAGACAGGCTAATTTGAACATCAACACCAGCTGCCAAATCCAACTTCATCAAAGCGTCAACAGTTTTTTCTGTTGGCTCGATGATGTCCACTAAACGCTTGTGCGTACGAATTTCATACTGATCACGCGCATCTTTGTTGACGTGTGGTGACGTCAAGATGGTGTAACGCTCTTTACGTGTTGGTAAAGGGATAGGACCTTTTACCTGAGCACCAGTACGCTTAGCGGTGTTTACGATCTCTGAAGTCGATAAGTCAATCAACTTGTGATCAAACGCTTTCAATCTGATTCGAATACGTTGCTTTGCCATTGCAAAGAACTCCACTATATTAATTAAAAGAACATAAAAAACCGCTCCACCCTACTACTAACGAGGGGTGCGGTTACCAAACTTGTTTCAGACTCAAATCGAGCCTGTTGTTAGCAAAATCAATAACTTACTTTACACAAAAGTCTGAAATTGCTTCGCAAGAACAACCCTAATTGTGGCCGTTACGCCTACAAAGGGACGCGAATTATAGGGGATCCTATCCGTGTTTGCAAGCCTCTATGGCAATTAATTCCTTAATATTACGATAGCTTAGAAGAACCTTCATCCATTGCTACGCTGCTAAGTGCTGCCACTCGTCATGCTTAGATATATAGTGTTTAACATAAGAACATACTGGAACAATCTTGTACCCTTCCTGTTCAATTGCTTTTAATACAGCTTCCATCATCACTGAACCATACCCTTTACCACGTAATTCCTCGGGCACTTCGGAATGCACCAATTTCAAAATATCACCCTGCATTTCATAACTAACAACTGCTTTATGGTCGTCTTCTAGAGGTACAATAAAACGTTTATCCATAGGCTGATGAACGGCTTTGTATTTCATATACTCCCCTTTTTTACTTTTAACCCACTGATTTACTTTAACTTATCTGAGTGCTTTTGTCTTAGTTTCTGCAGTTTAGGCTCTATAACTGCCATACAGTAAGGCTGCATACCGTTATGCTCATAGTAATCCTGATGGTAATCCTCGGCGGGATAAAAATGTTCTACGGGCACTAACTCTGTTGCTAATCGCTTTTCATAAAGCTTACCAACGTCATTTATCACTGCTTCTGCTACTTTTCTTTGCTCTTCATCAGAGTACATTATTATTGAGCGATATTGGGTTCCTATATCAGCACCCTGCCCATCGACCTGTGTCGGATCATGGGTAGTGAAGAACACCTCTAGAAGGTCCTTATATGTCACAAGATTATCGTCAAATGTTACTTTTACCACCTCCGCGTGACCTGACTCTCCACTGCATACTTCACGATAGGTTGGGTTGGTACTATCACCTCCGGCATACCCAGAGACGACAGAATGAACTCCTTTTAAGCGCTGCATAACAGCTTCAATACACCAGAAGCAACCTCCACCTAAAATTGCCTGCCTCATTATATAAGCACCTTTGTATTGTAGTTAGGGTATTTCAAATCATAAGCCTTATGGCGTTAGCAATGAGTGAACATAATCACCCATGCTATTCCAACAACCCGACATAAACAATGGGCTATTTTTATAGCAGATAATAAAAAAGGGCACCGAAGTGCCCTTTTCTAAGCTAGATAGCTTATGTCGTACTAAAGTCCGAGATTACTCGTGGATTTTAGATACAACACCCGCACCTACTGTACGGCCACCTTCACGAATCGCGAAGCGTAAACCTTCGTCCATCGCAATCGGTGCAATTAGCTCAACATCCATCTTGATGTTGTCGCCTGGCATTACCATCTCTACGCCTTCAGGTAGCTCTACTGCACCCGTTACGTCTGTCGTACGGAAGTAGAACTGTGGACGGTAGCCTTTGAAGAATGGTGTATGACGACCACCTTCATCTTTAGATAGTACGTATACTTCTGCTTCGAAACGTGTGTGCGGAGTAATTGTACCTACGTGTGCCAATACCTGACCACGCTCTACTTCGTCACGCTTCGTACCACGTAGTAGTACACCTACGTTGTCACCAGCTTCACCCTGGTCTAGAAGCTTACGGAACATCTCTACGCCAGTTACTGTTGTCTTCGTAGTATCTTTGATACCTACGATTTCAATCTCTTCACCAACCTTAACAACACCACTCTCTACACGGCCTGTTACTACTGTACCACGACCTGAAATTGAGAATACGTCTTCGATTGGTAACAAGAATGGCTTGTCAATCGCACGCTCTGGCTCTGGAATGTAAGTATCTAGAGCTTCACCTAAAGCGATGATTGCTTCTTTACCCAACTTACCTTCATCACCTTCCAATGCTTTCAATGCTGAACCTTGGATGATTGGCGTGTCGTCGCCTGGGAACTCGTATTGATCTAGAAGTTCACGAACTTCCATCTCTACTAGCTCTAGCAACTCTTCGTCGTCTACCATGTCGCATTTGTTCAAGAATACAACAATCTTCGGTACACCTACCTGACGTGACAACAAGATGTGCTCACGCGTCTGTGGCATCGGGCCGTCTGCCGCTGATACTACTAGAATCGCACCATCCATCTGTGCAGCACCTGTGATCATGTTTTTAACATAGTCAGCGTGGCCTGGGCAGTCTACGTGTGCGTAGTGACGGCTTGGTGTTTCATATTCAACGTGCGAAGTCGCAATCGTGATACCACGCTCACGCTCTTCTGGAGCGTTATCGATATCTGCGAATGCCTGAGCTGCACCACCGTATTCTTTTGCTAATACAGTACAGATCGCTGCCGTTAAAGTCGTTTTACCGTGGTCAACGTGGCCAATTGTGCCCACGTTTACGTGCGGCTTGGTACGTTCAAATTTTTCTTTAGACATTGTTTAATTCCTCTAATCTATCTGGAACTTCAAATTTAAAATTAAGAATTCTTACTGATAACTTCTTCAGCAATGTTGTTTGGAGCTTCAGCGTAATGTGCGAACTCCATCGTAAAGCTTGCACGGCCTTGTGACAAACTACGAACGTCTGTCGCGTAACCAAACATTTCTGAAAGAGGTACTTCAGCATCAATAACTTTACCTGATGGGCTGTCATCCATACCTTTTACAAGGCCACGACGACGGTTAAGGTCACCCATAACGTCACCCATGTACTCTTCAGGAGTTACCACTTCAACTTTCATCATTGGCTCTAGCAATGCTGGATTCGCTGATGAAGCTGCATTTTTAACCGCTAAACTACCTGCGATTTTAAATGCCATCTCATTCGAGTCAACATCGTGGTAAGAACCATCATAAAGCGTCGCTTTAACGTCTAGCACTGGATAACCAGCGATAATACCGTTTTCAAGCTGCTCTTCGATACCTTTCTGTACAGCACCAATGTATTCTTTTGGTACTACACCACCAACGATTTCGTTTACGAACTCAAAGCCCGAGCCTGGCTCTTGTGGCTCAAGTTTAACCCAAACGTGACCATACTGACCGCGACCACCTGATTGACGTACGAATTTACCTTCGACTTCAACCGTGTTACGGATAGATTCACGGTAAGCTACCTGAGGTGCACCGATGTTAGCTTCAACTTTAAATTCACGCTTCATACGGTCAACAAGAATATCCAGGTGAAGCTCGCCCATACCAGAAATAATAGTCTGGCCTGATTCTTCGTCTGTGCGAACCTGGAACGATGGATCTTCCTGTGCCAATTTACCTAAAGCAATACCCATTTTTTCTTGGTCAGCTTTAGTTTTTGGCTCAACAGCAACCGAGATTACAGGATCTGGGAACTCCATACGCTCAAGGATAATTTTGTGTTCCAAGTCACATAAAGTATCACCAGTTGTTACGTCTTTAAGACCAACACCTGCAGCGATATCGCCTGCGCGAACTTCTTTAATCTCTTCACGGCTGTTTGAGTGCATCTGTACAATACGACCGATACGCTCTTTCTTCTCTTTAACCGAGTTATAAACATGGTCACCAGAGTTGATAACACCAGAATAAACACGGAAGAAAGTTAGAGTACCCACGAATGGGTCAGTTGCGATTTTGAATGCCAACGCTGCGAAAGGAGCATTGTCATCTGCTTCACGCAATTCAGTTTCTTCGTTTTCGATGTCCACTGTACCACGAATCGCTTTAACTTCTACTGGAGAAGGCATGTACTCAATAACTGCGTCCAATACCGCTTGAACACCCTTATTTTTAAATGCAGAACCACCGAATACTGGGATGATTTCGTTAGCTAGAGTACGCTCACGGATACCTTTCTTGATTTCTTCTTCAGAAAGTTCACCATTTTCAAGGTACTTTTCCATCATCTCTTCAGAAGATTCAGCTGCAGCTTCTACCATAAACTCACGCATTTCTTCGCACTGAGCTTGAAGGTCAGCAGGGATGTCTTCATAAGAGAAGGTCATACCCATATCTTCTTCATTCCAGATAACAGCTTTCATCTTAACCAGATCAACAACACCTTTGAACTCGTCTTCTGAGCCAATAGTCAATTGCATCGGAACTGGGTTAGCATTCAGCTTTGATTTCAACTGGTCAATAACCATTCCGTAATCAGCACCAGCACGGTCCATTTTGTTAACAAAGACCATACGTGGAACTTCATACTTGTTAGCCTGACGCCATACAGTTTCAGTCTGAGGCTGTACACCAGATGAACCACACAGTACAACTACCGCACCATCTAGTACACGTAATGAACGCTCTACCTCAATGGTAAAGTCAACGTGTCCAGGGGTGTCGATGATGTTAATACGGTGCTCGTCAAACTGCTGTTCCATACCACTCCAGAAAGTAGTAGTCGCAGCTGAGGTAATAGTAATACCACGTTCCTGCTCCTGCTCCATCCAGTCCATGGTCGCGGCGCCATCATGTACTTCACCGATCTTATGAGAAAGACCAGTGTAGAAAAGAATACGCTCTGTAGTCGTTGTTTTACCAGCGTCCACGTGCGCAACGATACCAAGGTTACGGTATCGTTTAATTGGGGTTTTACGTGCCACAATAAACTCCTTGGATTACCAACGGAAATGCGAGAAAGCTTTGTTAGCTTCAGCCATACGGTGAACGTCTTCACGTTTCTTCACAGCTGAGCCACGGCTTTCGATAGCATCAAGAATTTCA
This window harbors:
- the fusA gene encoding elongation factor G: MARKTPIKRYRNLGIVAHVDAGKTTTTERILFYTGLSHKIGEVHDGAATMDWMEQEQERGITITSAATTTFWSGMEQQFDEHRINIIDTPGHVDFTIEVERSLRVLDGAVVVLCGSSGVQPQTETVWRQANKYEVPRMVFVNKMDRAGADYGMVIDQLKSKLNANPVPMQLTIGSEDEFKGVVDLVKMKAVIWNEEDMGMTFSYEDIPADLQAQCEEMREFMVEAAAESSEEMMEKYLENGELSEEEIKKGIRERTLANEIIPVFGGSAFKNKGVQAVLDAVIEYMPSPVEVKAIRGTVDIENEETELREADDNAPFAALAFKIATDPFVGTLTFFRVYSGVINSGDHVYNSVKEKKERIGRIVQMHSNSREEIKEVRAGDIAAGVGLKDVTTGDTLCDLEHKIILERMEFPDPVISVAVEPKTKADQEKMGIALGKLAQEDPSFQVRTDEESGQTIISGMGELHLDILVDRMKREFKVEANIGAPQVAYRESIRNTVEVEGKFVRQSGGRGQYGHVWVKLEPQEPGSGFEFVNEIVGGVVPKEYIGAVQKGIEEQLENGIIAGYPVLDVKATLYDGSYHDVDSNEMAFKIAGSLAVKNAASSANPALLEPMMKVEVVTPEEYMGDVMGDLNRRRGLVKGMDDSPSGKVIDAEVPLSEMFGYATDVRSLSQGRASFTMEFAHYAEAPNNIAEEVISKNS